One Rosa chinensis cultivar Old Blush chromosome 3, RchiOBHm-V2, whole genome shotgun sequence DNA window includes the following coding sequences:
- the LOC112192600 gene encoding probable acyl-activating enzyme 6 — translation MDQLKPSSANLCPQTPLDFLDRAAIVYGDCPSIIYNSTTTYTWSQTHRRCLQLASSISTLVKKSQVVSVVSPNTPAMYELHFAVPMSGAVLNNINTRLDAHTVSVLLQHSESKLVFVDFLSLNLVLQALSLFPSHIPTPPLVLINDHHQPSSTSSTVDFIADTYDYMVAKGDPGFVWVRPASEWDPMVLNYTSGTTSAPKGAVHCHRALFNVSLVSIIDWSVPKNCVYLWTLPMFHANGWCFPWVMAAVGGTNICLRKFDGPIIYDLIQKHRVTHMCAAPVVLNMLVNHPRTDPLPYPVCILTGGAPPPSSVLLRAESLGFVVSHGYGLTETAGVVVSCAWKPEWNKFPVTEKARLKARQGVRTVGMTDADVVDPDSGMSVKRNGSDVGEIVMRGGCVMLGYLKDPETTSETLKQNGWFYTGDVGVMHPDGYLEIKDRSKDVIISGGENLSSVEVESVLYTNAAVNEAAVVAKPDEFWGETPCAFVSLKPDVRPRPTEKEIIEFCRGKLPNFMVPKTVVFKDELPKTSTGKIQKFMLREIAKNIGSTSTTWSSRL, via the coding sequence ATGGACCAGCTGAAACCTAGTTCTGCAAACCTCTGCCCTCAAACTCCCCTGGACTTCTTAGACCGAGCAGCGATCGTCTACGGCGACTGCCCCTCCATCATCTACAACTCCACCACCACCTACACCTGGTCCCAAACCCACCGTCGATGTCTCCAGCTGGCTTCCTCCATCTCCACCCTCGTCAAGAAATCCCAGGTCGTCTCCGTGGTGTCCCCCAACACTCCCGCCATGTACGAACTCCACTTCGCTGTCCCCATGTCGGGAGCAGTCCTCAACAACATCAACACCCGCCTCGACGCCCACACCGTCTCCGTGCTCCTCCAACACAGCGAATCCAAGCTCGTCTTCGTCGACTTCCTCTCCCTCAACCTCGTCCTCCAAGCCCTCTCCTTGTTCCCCTCTCACATCCCCACCCCACCTCTCGTCCTCATCAACGATCATCATCAACCCTCCTCAACCTCCAGTACCGTTGACTTCATAGCGGACACGTACGACTACATGGTGGCCAAAGGCGATCCCGGGTTCGTTTGGGTCCGGCCGGCGAGCGAGTGGGACCCAATGGTGCTGAACTACACTTCAGGGACGACGTCAGCTCCGAAAGGTGCGGTCCACTGCCACAGAGCTCTCTTCAACGTGAGTCTCGTTTCAATCATCGACTGGTCGGTTCCTAAAAATTGTGTGTACCTTTGGACCCTACCGATGTTCCATGCAAATGGGTGGTGCTTCCCGTGGGTCATGGCCGCCGTGGGGGGGACCAACATCTGCCTTCGCAAGTTCGACGGTCCTATAATCTACGATCTGATCCAGAAACACAGAGTGACTCACATGTGCGCCGCGCCTGTCGTTCTCAACATGCTGGTCAACCACCCGAGAACCGACCCGCTTCCGTACCCGGTCTGTATCTTAACCGGCGGAGCTCCGCCTCCTTCGAGCGTGCTGCTCCGGGCCGAGTCGCTCGGGTTTGTTGTGAGTCACGGGTACGGGTTGACTGAAACTGCCGGGGTGGTGGTGTCGTGTGCCTGGAAGCCGGAGTGGAATAAGTTTCCGGTGACGGAGAAGGCGAGATTGAAGGCGAGGCAAGGAGTGAGGACGGTTGGAATGACGGACGCGGATGTGGTGGATCCGGATTCGGGTATGAGCGTGAAACGAAACGGGTCGGATGTTGGAGAAATAGTCATGCGAGGCGGGTGCGTCATGTTGGGTTACCTCAAAGACCCGGAAACGACGAGCGAAACCCTGAAACAGAACGGGTGGTTTTACACCGGCGACGTCGGGGTTATGCACCCGGACGGGTATCTGGAGATAAAGGATCGCTCCAAGGACGTGATCATAAGCGGGGGAGAGAACTTAAGCAGCGTGGAGGTCGAGTCGGTTCTCTACACCAATGCCGCGGTGAACGAGGCGGCCGTGGTGGCTAAGCCTGACGAGTTCTGGGGGGAGACGCCGTGCGCGTTTGTGAGCCTGAAACCTGACGTCAGGCCGAGGCCGACAGAGAAGGAGATAATAGAGTTCTGTAGAGGAAAGCTGCCGAATTTCATGGTGCCGAAGACGGTGGTGTTCAAGGACGAGCTGCCGAAGACGTCGACGGGGAAGATTCAGAAGTTTATGCTGAGAGAGATTGCGAAAAATATTGGGTCTACATCAACGACGTGGTCCAGTCGGTTGTAA